In Actinomadura citrea, a single window of DNA contains:
- a CDS encoding serine hydrolase → MTTRQPRRRRAARRAGAVLAAVAAIAAAAAVPAPARAEPPPAGCTDRTATLRALERMTGTHGLTGAAVRVDDPACGTWTAGSGVADRRTQRPMRADLRVRIASVTKTFTAVTVLQLAREGRISLDAPVERYLPGLIDRGGYDGRKITVRSLLRHTSGLPDHMDTFADPDGYRFRHFEPEDLVERALTLPHPSPGWHYSTTNYVLAGLIAEKASGHGLEDEVQRRIIGPLRLRDTYWPGDRTRIRGAHARGYLREERDGTVRWDDFTEMNTTVAWAGGALISSPRDLNVFFGALMGGRLLSPAMLAQMKQTVPADPDRVWDGAAYGLGLIGTPLRCGGTWWGHAGGLESYATVSGVAPSGRRVTVDLNESPSTKEMFDDQMKLVETAFCDGAAAPGAAPAAATSGAGGLGRYYDQRLEWKDCTLNAGDEVGKELDEAGARCADVTVPLDYRRPEGRTITVAISRLKASDGAHRIGTMIINGGGPGPAIDMPPYMRSIMGRAGPRYDLVGMDPRSLGRSAAVDCGGPSGTWIKSAGESRGSFDRATAFAKDLADRCARTNAGVLPHISTRNIARDMDIVRGALGERKVSYNGASYGTYLGSVYATMFPGRLDRVLLDSSVDPTRFGPRLLAGTEGANDHALGAWAAWAAERDAAYGLGGTRAEVLGTVRGLVEASAKAPLAVGRYRVDDTTLPVVLFDNLGTDEDGPRAVLAESLRVFAKAAAGESVQPTKDLDEELAFLLTGAESVYGSGQTAIICGDAAAPRDPEYYRRDIERNRSASPLFAPLTRNVNPCAFWPARPAEPPTEVGGRLPALMVAATGDTRTTYAGNQALHRLLRGSRMVTLDADVHAPYQRGYPNTCVMDTVNDYLLTGRLPARDLTCA, encoded by the coding sequence AGCGGGGTGGCCGACCGCCGCACGCAGCGGCCGATGCGGGCGGACCTGCGGGTACGGATCGCCAGCGTCACCAAGACGTTCACGGCCGTGACCGTGCTCCAGCTGGCCCGGGAGGGCCGGATCTCGCTGGACGCACCGGTCGAGCGCTACCTGCCCGGCCTGATCGACCGGGGCGGCTACGACGGCCGGAAGATCACCGTGCGGAGCCTGCTGCGGCACACCAGTGGCCTGCCCGACCACATGGACACCTTCGCGGACCCGGACGGGTACCGCTTTCGGCACTTCGAGCCCGAAGACCTGGTCGAACGGGCGCTGACGCTCCCGCACCCGAGCCCCGGCTGGCACTACTCGACCACCAACTACGTCCTCGCGGGGCTCATCGCGGAGAAGGCGAGCGGGCACGGCCTGGAGGACGAGGTCCAGCGCCGGATCATCGGGCCGCTGCGGCTGCGCGACACCTACTGGCCCGGCGACCGGACGCGGATCAGGGGAGCGCACGCGCGCGGCTACCTGCGCGAGGAGCGCGACGGGACCGTCCGGTGGGACGACTTCACCGAGATGAACACGACGGTGGCCTGGGCCGGCGGCGCACTGATCTCCAGCCCGCGGGACCTGAACGTCTTCTTCGGGGCGCTGATGGGCGGCCGGCTGCTGTCCCCGGCGATGCTCGCCCAGATGAAGCAGACGGTTCCCGCCGACCCCGACCGCGTCTGGGACGGCGCGGCCTACGGCCTCGGCCTGATCGGGACCCCGCTGCGCTGCGGCGGCACCTGGTGGGGGCACGCCGGCGGGCTCGAAAGCTACGCCACCGTCTCGGGCGTCGCGCCGTCAGGGCGCCGCGTGACGGTCGACCTCAACGAGAGCCCGTCCACCAAGGAGATGTTCGACGACCAGATGAAACTCGTCGAGACGGCCTTCTGCGACGGGGCCGCCGCACCCGGCGCCGCGCCGGCCGCCGCCACGTCCGGCGCGGGCGGTCTCGGCCGCTACTACGACCAGCGGCTGGAGTGGAAGGACTGCACGCTCAACGCCGGCGACGAGGTCGGCAAGGAGCTCGACGAGGCGGGCGCCCGGTGTGCGGACGTCACCGTCCCGCTCGACTACCGCCGTCCGGAGGGCCGCACCATCACCGTCGCGATCTCCCGGTTGAAGGCGTCCGACGGCGCCCACCGCATCGGGACGATGATCATCAATGGCGGCGGCCCGGGACCGGCCATCGACATGCCGCCCTACATGCGCTCCATCATGGGCAGGGCCGGCCCCCGCTACGACCTGGTGGGGATGGACCCGCGCTCGCTCGGCCGCAGCGCCGCGGTCGACTGCGGCGGGCCCTCCGGGACCTGGATCAAGTCGGCGGGGGAGAGTCGCGGCTCCTTCGACCGGGCCACCGCGTTCGCCAAGGACCTCGCCGACCGGTGCGCGCGGACGAACGCCGGCGTCCTGCCGCACATCAGCACGCGCAACATCGCCCGCGACATGGACATCGTCCGGGGCGCCCTCGGTGAGCGGAAGGTCTCCTACAACGGCGCGTCCTACGGCACCTACCTCGGGTCGGTGTACGCGACGATGTTCCCCGGCCGCCTCGACCGCGTCCTCCTCGACAGTTCGGTCGACCCGACACGCTTCGGCCCGCGCCTGCTGGCCGGAACCGAAGGCGCCAACGACCACGCGCTCGGCGCGTGGGCCGCGTGGGCGGCCGAGCGCGACGCCGCCTACGGCCTCGGCGGCACCCGCGCCGAAGTCCTCGGCACCGTGCGCGGGCTCGTCGAGGCGTCCGCCAAGGCGCCCCTCGCCGTCGGCCGGTACCGCGTGGACGACACGACGCTGCCCGTCGTGCTGTTCGACAACCTCGGCACCGACGAGGACGGGCCGAGGGCCGTGCTGGCCGAGTCGCTGCGCGTCTTCGCCAAGGCCGCGGCGGGGGAGAGCGTCCAGCCGACCAAGGACCTGGACGAGGAACTGGCGTTCCTGCTCACCGGCGCCGAGTCGGTGTACGGGAGCGGGCAGACCGCCATCATCTGCGGGGACGCGGCCGCGCCGCGCGATCCGGAGTACTACCGGCGCGACATCGAGCGGAACCGGTCGGCCAGCCCGCTGTTCGCGCCGCTGACCCGCAACGTCAACCCGTGCGCCTTCTGGCCGGCGCGGCCCGCCGAGCCGCCGACCGAGGTCGGCGGGCGCCTGCCCGCGCTGATGGTGGCCGCGACCGGTGACACCCGGACCACCTACGCCGGCAACCAGGCGCTGCACCGGCTGCTGCGCGGTTCTCGGATGGTCACGCTGGACGCCGACGTCCACGCGCCCTACCAGCGCGGCTACCCGAACACCTGCGTCATGGACACCGTCAACGACTACCTGCTGACCGGTCGCCTTCCCGCGCGGGACCTCACCTGCGCCTGA
- a CDS encoding cupin domain-containing protein — MQKLSLDARVRDLMKRAAAASTGRGADTVYGGHEHVLRQTLIAMTAGTSLAEHESPGEATILVMQGRVRLVAGQDTWDGIAGDLLIIPNARHSLEALEDAAVLLTVAKSG; from the coding sequence ATGCAGAAGCTCTCGTTGGACGCACGGGTACGGGACCTGATGAAGCGCGCCGCCGCGGCCTCGACCGGGCGCGGCGCCGACACCGTGTACGGCGGGCACGAGCACGTCCTGCGCCAGACGCTGATCGCCATGACGGCGGGCACGTCGCTGGCGGAGCACGAGAGCCCCGGCGAGGCGACGATCCTGGTCATGCAGGGACGCGTCCGGCTGGTGGCCGGCCAGGACACCTGGGACGGCATCGCCGGAGACCTGCTGATCATCCCGAACGCGCGGCACAGCCTGGAGGCACTGGAGGACGCCGCGGTGCTGCTCACCGTGGCCAAGTCCGGCTGA